The Paenibacillus sp. FSL H7-0357 nucleotide sequence GCTCCTTTAAGATTAACGACGCAATAAAACTGACTTCGTAAGCATTCGCTTAGTTTTATGGAGCATTTTGCTCCTTTAGTTAATCAGGCCTTTGATTTGGCCAGTAAATATAGGAAATAGGGAGCGCCGATCAGCGCAACTACAATACCTGTCGGTATTTCAGCCGGCTGCAGAATCCAGCGGCCGATAGTATCCGCAGTAAGCAGCAGCAGCGCGCCGATTAAGGCACAGGCAGGCAGCAGCACCTGATGCTTCGGTCCAACGAGCCTGCGGGCGAGATGGGGCGCAATCAGCCCCACAAAGCCTATGCCGCCGCTTACGGCGACACAGGAGCCGGACAGCGCGACTGCGGCGGCCAGCAGCAGAATGCGTTCCTTCTCCACCGGCATGCCCAGCCCGGCCGAGGTTTGGTCCCCGAGGTTAAGTACATTCAGCACCCGGGCTTTGTAGAACGCAAATGGCAGCAAAATAGCTATCCAAGGTGTCAGCGCAAGCACAAATCTCCAGTCGCCGCCCCAGATTTTACCTGCCATCCAGATCGCCACAAACTGATAATTCTGCGGATCCAGCCTTAACGACAGGATCAATTGGAAAGCATAGATGCCTGCACCTACAGCGATCCCGATAAGTATCATTCTTGTCGGCGACAGGCCATCCTCACGCCGGAAAGACAGGAAATAAATAAGTGCAGCTGTAAGACTTGCTCCGGCCAGCGCCAGCAGCGGAAGAACAAAGATTGGAGCTGCCGAGGTTGCCGGAACAAATGAGATAAAGATAATCACCGCAAACCCGGCACCGGCATTAATCCCCAGTGTAGAAGGCTCTGCCAGCGCATTGCGCGATAAGCTTTGCAGAATGCAGCCGGAAACCGCAAACCCTGCGCCGACAAGCAGCGAGATCACTATGCGCGGTAGCCGGAAATCAAAGAGAATCAGCTTTTGCTGCTGCGTTCCCTCTCCAAGGACTGTGTGTAGGACATCCAGCGGTGATAATCGCATTAACCCGGTGTTCATACTGACAATAAAGATGACCACGATAAGAACCGCAAGTGAAGTCAATATAGCTGCTTCCCGGGTACGGCGTTGTTTCCCGGTGGGTGAGCGCAGAGCTTTGCTCATGACAGCTCCCCCTTCCGTTTACTCGCCAAGTAAATAAAGAACGGCACGCCGATCACTGCGATTAAAGCGCCTAGCGGTGTTTCATAAGGCGCGTTAATCATTCTGGCCGCAATATCAGCAAATACAATTAGTAGACTGCCGAGTACTGCAGAGCAGGGAATAATCCAGCGGTAATCGACACCAACCAGATAACGGGTAATATGGGGGATAATCAGCCCCACAAAAGCAATCGGTCCAACCGTTGAAACCGCGGAGCCGGCGAGAATCACTACAATAATAATCCCGGCTGTTTGCACTAGCCTGGTCCGCTGTCCAAGCCCCGCCGCTACATCGCGTCCGAGACTAAGGAGTGTAATGGATCGGGAGATCAGCAGAGATCCTATCAGAGCTGCCGCAATCCAGGGAAACAAAATACGAAGCTGTGTCCAATTCGTCCCGCCGATCCCGCCTGCCATCCAGAAGGCAATATCCTGGGACAGATGAAACAGAATCGCGATTCCCTGGCTTACCGCCAGCAGCATAGCACTTACAGCGGCGCCGGCAAGGGTCAGACGCAGCGGGGTTAAGCCGCTATGGGAGAGCGAGCCAATCCCGAACACAAGAATGGCCGCCGCTGCAGCGCCGATGAAGCAGTACAGCATGATGTAGAGAAAAGAAGCAGATGGCGCAAAAGCAAAAGCTAACGCCAATCCTGCGCCGGCACCGGCATTCAGACCCAGCAAGCCGGAATCTGCCAGCGGATTGCGGGTCATGCCCTGCATAATTGCTCCTGCGACGGCGAAACAAGCACCAACCAGCGCTCCCGCCAAAGCACGGGGAATCCGCAGTTCCCGAATAATCTGATGCTGCTGCAGATCCGGATTAAACCGGAAGACCGCCTCCCATACCGTCACCAGTCTAATATCCGCGGCACCCACCGAAACGGAAAGTGCCAGACCAAAGACGACAGCGGCAAGGCCGAAAATCAAAATAACTACCGCAGCAACCGGCCTTGTCTTCAGCGGTTGATCTCCTGACGGATTTGTATTGTTAGCTATAGAACGTGTGGATGACACCATAAGTCTTCCCCTTAATAGGATGAGTTCAATGTTTTAATGAGAACAACTATCATTCTCATTATCGCAAATATCTGAATTATGTACAAGCTTTCACAGCTCGCACTTTCACTGTGAATGATTAAGTCAATGTCCTAAAAAAAGGTGCAGGTCATTGTATCTCAAGATACAAGAACCTGCACATCCCTCCACAGCTGAAGAGTTCTCTCTACACACAGTTAAGGCTGATTATTTCACGAGAAAACTCAAGACATCATCAATGGTTTTAGAGTTGGCAATGGCTCCGCTGTACAGCCAGCTGCTTGCCTCGCTAAGTTCATGAACATTTCCAGCCTTAACCGCAGGGATACCCTTCCAGATTGCTCCGTTAAGAATGTCAGAGGCTTCGGTCTTGTCACTGTTCACCAGGAAGATATGATCTGCGGTCAGTTCAGCCAATTTCTCCAGTGTGATCGGATTCCAGGTCGCTCTGGATGCCGCAGGGATTTCTGTAACCAGGTTGGGTTGCTTCAACCCCAGATCTCCGTACAATACAGCACCACTGCTGCGTGTTTCATCTACTATAAAGAAGTTCTTCGACACCAGCCACAGAATGGCGACCGAATCATCACCAATGGAGCTGCTGATTTTGGCTTTTGCATCTGCTGCTTTTTGATCGTAGTCTGCAATGGCTTGTTCAGCTTCAGTGCTCTTGTTCAGGAGTTCACCGATTTTGAGCAGCGATTTGCGCCAGTCTTTGCTAATCTTGTCACCAAGGACATAAGTAGGTGCGATTTTGTTCAACTGGTCGTACAGACCGTTCTGCACACTAGACTCAGACTGCACAATGTGGAAATCCGGTGCAAAGCTGGTCACAGCCTCCAGCGGAAGATCATAGCTGATGGTTGGCACATCTTTAAGATCAGCAATCAGATATTCCTGGGTTCCGTTTGTCACGGACCACTGCGCTACCGGGGTAACGCCCAGTGTTACCAGGTAGTCTTCCATATAAGAAGCAAGTACGCGCTGCGGATTAGCCGGTACCGTGACTTCATGTCCCATGGCGTCTGTCACCGTTTTCTCTGTAGCCGGTGCAGTTGTTTTCGTTGGCGCTGCCGTTGCTTCAGCAGTAGCCGTAGGTGCAGCGGTAGCTTCCGCTCCAGAATTTGCAGCATTCTCATTATTGCCATTGCCGCAAGCGGACAAGAACAAAGTCATAGCCATACATCCGATCAATGCCAGCTTCATGCTGCCTGATCTCTTATTGTTCGAAAACATTAAATACCCCTCCTGTATTTACAAGCATTAATGGTCAAAGGTGTCCGAGGCCTTCGCCTTACTTTTTAAATGATATTGATTCTCATTATCTCTGTCAACAAAATTATTCGTTCTATAAAAAAAGGTTGCCTCCGCAAGCTACGGAAACAACCTCTGCTAACCATATTTATCTGCCTATTTGTGCAAATGATAGGGCACTGTTGCTACAACTATATCTTTTTGATTCATTAGATAAGAACGAATGAACAGGCTGGTCTGATTATGCAGGATCGCCTGCCACCAATGTTTGGTAATGAACTGTGGAATTAATACGGTAATATGGTCTGTAGTAGCGGTCTTCCACTCTACGGTATCGATAAATTTCACCAGTGGGCGGATAATGCTGCGGTAACGGGAACGAAGCACGATCAGGCGTACACCCGGGTTCCATTCCTCCCATTTTTGCTCCATCTTGTGAATCTCCTCTTCATCAAAACCAACGTAGACTGCCACCACATTATCTGTTAACGACTTCGCATAACTGATCGAATGCAGCACAGCGCGTGTCACACCCGCAACCGGAACAACAACGGTACTTCCTTTAATCAACGGTTTATCCGTAGCAGGACATATACGAAGCTGATCAGCTATATTCATATAATGACGGTGAATGCGGTGGAATACGAACATGACAACCGGCAGGAAGATGAAGGCCATCCACACGCTGGAAAACTTGGTAATGATAAAGATAAGCGTAATCGTCAGGGTAGTCAGCATACCGATTGTATTGACTACAAATTTATTCTGCCAGCCTTTCGGCTTTGTTTTGAACCAGTGCACCATCATGCCAAGCTGCGACAGCGTAAAAGGGATAAATACTCCGACTGCATACAGCGGAATCAGCCCTTCTGTATTTCCGTGGAAAGCAGCTACAAGCACAGCCGACAATACTCCGAGAAAGATAATACCATTAGAGAAGCCCAGGCGGTCTCCCCGGACCATGAAGGCATGAGGCAAATATTTATCTTTGGCGAACATGAACGCAAGCAGCGGAAACGCCGAGTAAGCTGTATTCGCCGCCAGGAACAAGATGACGGCTGTTATCCCTTGGATGAAAAAGTACAAACCGCCCCGGCCAAACGTAGATTCGGCAATTTGCGACACGACGGTGGATTTCTCATTAGGAGTAATCCCATACCAGTATGCCAGCAGCGTAATGCCGGTGAACATCAATCCGAGGATGCCTCCCATCAGCATCAAGGTTTTGGCGGCGTTTTTTTCCGCTGGAGCTTTGAAGTTCGGAATGGCATTCGATACCGCTTCTACCCCGGTCAGTGCCGAACAACCGGAACTGAAGGCTTTGAGTAATAGGAACAGGCTGACATTGGAAACGGCGGAACCGATTTCCGGGATTTCGGCATGAGCGCCGCCTGTAATATATTTGTACACCCCGGCAATGATGAGTACAAAGATAGAAACCACGAACAGATACACCGGGATGGCAATAAATGAAGCGGACTCCGTCACCCCGCGGAGATTGATAATCGTCAAGATCAGAATGACGGAGACTGCAATAAGTACAGTATGATTATGAAGACTCGGAAAGGCCGATGTGATCGCATCCGTTCCCGCTGAAGCACTAACTGCAACCGTAAGAATGTAATCTACCAATAAAGAGCCGCCAGCCAAGAGGCCGGTAGGAACGCCCAGATTGCTTTTTGCCACGATATACGCTCCGCCGCCTTGCGGATAGGCAAAGATGGTCTGGCGATAGGAAAAAATAAGGATGGCCAGCAGGCCCAATACGGCTAATGCAATCGGCAATGAATACCAGATGGCGGTGAAGCCCGCGGCCACCAGTACAATCAGAATTTGCTCCGTTCCGTAGGCCACAGACGAGAGTGCATCGGAAGACAGAACAGCCAGTGCTTTCACCTTGGATAACTTTTCATGATCGAGTTCGTTCGACTTCATCGGACGCCCGATCAATAGTCGTTTTACCTTGCTTACCATTGTAGTAACAGTTCCTCTCTTTGTTGAGTTGAAACGGTAATACCGCGCGCCGTTTTCATTGGCAGGTTTCATAAATGCAGGCACAAAAATAAGCATACGGAAATGATCCGCATGCTTACGCATGCTCATTATCCCACCCTTGCTTACGAGGTTAGCTGGCGGATTCGGGCTGTGGTAGCCCTACGGTTCCGGTCATACTGACCTGCCTCCGATTCACCCCATTGACGTTGCCGTCAAGTTTGGTTCCCCCGTTTTTCCTTGCGGAAAATTCAGCGCATATTCAACTTCTCACAAGGACTAATAATAGTCTACAATAGCTTTTCAGTAAAGCGGTGAAAAAAATGAAAAAAGAATGAAAAAACATCCAAAAAGCTCAAATCCAAGATCGGGGATAAGTGGATCTTTCATTCTCTTTCATTATCCCAGCGTTCCGTGATTTTTGAGTGTTTTGGATGTTAATTGTGACAGAAATTAAGGAAATATTTATGCTCTAAATTCTGCAAAGCCTTTTCTTATTCTGCTGCCTCTTCTTGGCGCCCGGTCCAGAGCAAAATTGCGATTAGAGCAAAAGCAATCAACGCAAGCAGAGGTACCGTAATGAACCCTAAAAAGTTCAAATAATCCTCATTGCAGGGTACACCAATTTTGCATGGCAAAATTTTACTGAGTGCAGGAATTTTCTGCTCTGCGTAATGGTACAGGGAGATGCTCCCGCCTATCAGACATAAAGGCAGCACATAAGGAATGATGCGTTTATCTCCCCGGTACGTGGCAATTCCGAGCAGAATCAGCTGAGGATACATAAAGATACGCTGGAACCAGCATAGCCTGCAGGGTTCATAATGCAGCACTTCACTAAGATACAAGCTTCCTGCTACTGCAATTACGGAAACAAACCAGGCCAGATACAGGCAGTGGCGTCTGCAGAAGGTAGAGAATTTCATCATTTGGCATCCGCCGAATCAAGGGCGATTTGCACCTGCGAGTCGATGGCTTTGATATCAAAAGCCTTGTCTACCTTGACTCCATTAACAAATACAGTAGGAGTAGAGGTCACTTTGCTGTCTTCGGCCAGCTTCATATCTCTCTGCAGTTCACTTTCATAGGTGCGTTCCTCAATGTCTTTACGCAAGAGGTCAAAATCTATCGGCAGGTTCTCTTTCTGCGCCAGGCTTACCAGGTAATCAGCGGTCGCCCACTCTTCGCTCTCCTCGCCCTGATTAGCATAGATTGCGTCATAATAGGTCCAGAAAGCTTCACTGTTCTGATGATAGACAGACAAAGCTGCTAATGAAGCTGTTTCGGAATCCGGTCCGATAAAGGCCATATTTACGAAGTAAAAGGCCGCTTTGCCCGGAGTTACGTATTTTTCAACAAGCTGAGGTTTGATGGTACCGGTAAAGTCTGAACACGCCGGACATTTATAATCCCCGAATTCGACAATTTTGACTGGAGCATCCTCTTTTCCAAGTCTGTGCATCTCGCTGTAATTAAAGTCAGAGTTCCCTTTTGGAATCAGCATGATTAGAGCGACAAAGATAATGATAACTGCTGCTACTGTGCTGAAGATCAGAATTCTCGTTTTTTGCTTCTGCTTTTCCTGTTCTGCCCTGCGCTTCTCCTGCTTGCTCTGTTGGGGAGCCGCGGCACTGTTTCGTTTGTTTTTGCTCAAAGAGAGTTCCTTTCCGTCCACTCAGGACCCGGGTAATGAAAGTCATATAATTTAAAATTATATAATTAAAGTTCTCTCTTTGGCAAACTTCCATAACAAACTTCAGCTCACACCGCCTTTGTTTTCAACTTACTGTTCGGAGTCTCTCCTTCCTTGCTGAAAAGCTGTTCCTTAGCCTGGTCCATCGGATGCAGGGGGATTCTAAAGATGAATTCCGTCTTTCCATCCTGCGGGGAATCGACCCATATCGTACCGTTCATCAAATCAATCAGCTTCTTGCAGATAGCTAGCCCAAGCCCCGTTCCGGGGTATTTCCGGCTGTGAGAGGCATCCGCCTGGGAGAAGGGCTGAAACAGCAGCGGGAGCTTGTCGGGTGGAATGCCGATGCCTGTATCTTTCACTCTAAACTGCAATTGTTCTGAGTTCCCCTCCGTACGGCACAGTTCCACTACTACGTTAATCTCACCTGTATGGGTGAATTTAACGGAATTTCCAATCAAATTCACAAGAATTTGCCGGATTCGAGCGCTGTCTCCAACTAAATAGTCAGGGATGGCCGGTGCAACCTGGAGTGTGAGATTTAATGCTTTCTCCTTACATACGACCTCGTACAGATTCATACATTCCCTGAGCAGCACTGACAGCTGAAAAGGCTCCCTATGCAGCTGCAGGCCGTCAGCCTCCAAGCGGGAAATATCCAGAATATCACTAATCACATTGAGCAAGGCATGACTGCTTCTATTTTGCAGCTTTAACAGATCCTGGTGCTCCTGATGATGAATCTCGTCAGCGAGCAGCTGATTTATTCCGATGATCCCGTTTAACGGCGTTCTGATTTCATGGCTCATAGTAGCCAGAAATTCGCTTTTCATCCGGGCAGCACTTTCAGCCGCTTCTTTGGCAATAATCAGCTCCTGCTGAAACAGGGCAAGCGCAGTCACATCTTCGGCAACGATATAGACAAACCGCTCCTTCTCATTTACCAGCGGAAAAACCGTTGCACTGCAAATTAGCCTGACTCCATTTTTCATTCTCACCATGAGCTCCAGCTTCGCCGAATGCCCTAACGATGCCCGCTTCACTGCCTCCTTAAGTGCAATTTCATCTTCAAGGCTGTACATTATATTTTTGTAATCTCTCAGTTCTTCTTTACCGTAACCAGTCGTCTGCCGTAATGCCGGATTTGCGCTTACAATCTTCTTGCGTACCGGGTCGATACAGAGCACTATATCCGGACTGAACTCAAACAACGCTACATAACGTTGCTCGTTAAATTTTGCCGAGATGATTACACGCTTCCGGTCCCTGTACAAAAGTGCCAATACAACCGCTACAATGGCTATAAATGAACCTCCAAGAATCATCCCGAGCAGTGAATCCTCCAGAAACAGAGCATCCCCGGCATAGGTAACGCGATCTGAGGAAATGAAAGAAACACCCGCCATCGCTGCATAATGTGTACCGGTCAATGCTCCAGTCAGGGTAAGCACAAGCATTATTTTTTTGGCTGAAAAGATGTTATAGGCATTCTCCAGCCACTTTGGATCATAAGAGGCTGTAATGACAGGAACAACAAGCGAGAACAAGACAGACATTATGATGGAGAACAGACTTTGCTCATAGATTGCAGAATACTGCATAGCCATAATTCCGCTGTAGTGCATGATGAGAATCCCCCCGCTAAAGAGCAGCCCGCCTAAGCCAAGATAGACTCTGCTGCGTGTACGCGGGTTATTAAACAGTTGAAACAGCACAAAGGAAGCCGCGATTGGAATGAGCAGCGAGACAATCATCAGGGGCAAATAATAGGACACCGCAGTTTCCAGCCTCATGGCACGCATACCTATAAAATGCATACTCCACATCCCGATTCCCAGAACAGAAGACATCAATATTATAAAAGGCAACCTTCTTCTGCCCCGTACCAGCCGTTCCGCCAGATCTAGGGCCGCAAAGCAGGATAGAAATGCTATCGCAATGGAAAAGAGGACCAGCAGATCATTATAATGATTCTGATGATTTAGCATTTGGACCTCTCCTTTCTCGGTTAGATAAGTACAAAGATGCTAATTACACTTTCTTACCCGACAAGAAACGACTCGAATCGGTCTCCCAATGCTAAATTGTGGTATTGAATTACACACCAAAAAGGCACTGCGCTAATTCTTCGCTAGTGCCTTTTTGGTGTAATGCTTAATAAGTTTATGCTCCAGCTTCCTCCGTCAAAAACTGCAGCTTCAATAGCTTAATTCGGGAAATCCGCTTGTTCTCGGTTTCCTCTACCACGAACAGATGGCCGTCGAATTCAACGGTTTGCCCTTTTTGCGGCGGATTGACTTCTAACTTGGAGTATAGCCAGCCGCCTATAGTATCATAGTCTTCCGTCTCCATATGAAGCCCTAGTGAGTCGTTGATCTCTTCGATCAGCATGAGGCCGTCTATGGAAAACTCATCCTCCCCCAGTTGCTCAACACCGGGACGCTCCTCATCGAACTCATCCTGAATTTCTCCGACAATCTCCTCCATAATATCCTCAAGCGTAACCATGCCTGACGTACCGCCGTATTCGTCAATCAGAATGGCGATTTGAGTCTTCGCCCGCTGCATCACCTTCAGGAGCGCACTGATCTGAATGGACTCTGGAACGGTAAGAATCGGACGAATCAATTCATTGTACTTCGGCGCCTGATCCCGGATGAGATCCTTAATGTGGATAAAGCCAAGAATATGGTCCTTATCGCCATCACAAACCGGATAACGTGTTCTCATTCCGTCAAAGGCAATCTCAAGGTTCTCTTCTGCCGTCAGATGACTGTTTAGACAGATCATTTCGGTTCGGGGGATCATAATCTCTCTGGCCATCGTATCGGCAAATTCAAAGATATTGTCCACCAGAGTCATTTCTGTATTGTCGATCAGCCCGCTCTTGTTGCTCTCCTGCATGAGGATGCGGATTTCTTCCTCTGTATGCGCCGTGGCCAGCTCTGAGGCCGGTGCCAGACGGAAGAAACGCAGCAGTCCGCCTGCTAATCCATTGACGATCCAGATAAATGGATACATGATCCGGTAGAAGACGTTCATCGCACCTGCCGTTAGCAGAAGCACCTTCTCCGCTTTGTTCACGGCAATTGTCTTGGGTGCCAGCTCGCCTAGTACAATATGCAGCACCGTGATGAACATAAAGGCAATAATGAGGGAGATCACATATACGGTTGTTTCACCGAAGCCTAGGCTTGTTACAAGCGGCCCCACAATCGTAGCTATGGCCGGTTCACCCAGCCAGCCGAGTGCGAGCGAGGCAAGCGTGATGCCAAGCTGGCAGGCGGACAGATAAGCATCTAGATTGTGGACAATATTTCTTGCTGCGGGTGCTCTTTTACTGCCCTCCTCAATCAGTGCTTCAATGCGGCCGCTTCGTACCTTGACCATCGCATATTCAACCGAAACAAAAAAGCCATTAAACAGCACAAGCAAAAGAATAAGACCTACATGTAATATACCGGGTAAAGGGTCGCTCAATTTATACTCCTATCCACCGTTCTTCGTATCGGGTGGATAGGCCCACCTCCTTCGATTTTTCAAAATGTTAGCTTGTGAAACGCCAAACGTTCCTTTCAGTATCAATTTCCCAATGCCTTCAACTCCTGACTAGAATCACGGATTATAAATATATACATTATTATATTATTACTCACTCCATAAAAACAGGTGTAAACCGGAGTAAAAATATGATCTAGTTTTCCTTCTTATGGACATACTCCGTATAAAAGGTATAAAACAAGGTTAACGAATGCAAAAAAAGTTGTAGATGCGCTTTTATATATGTTAAATCTTCCGCACCCTCTCCGTCAAACTTGACGCGTTCAGCTTTGCCCTTCTAGCCATGTTTGGCTTAAATGCTACATGGTAAGACAATGCCCGCCAGATTCCGGCAGGGCACTGCTTATAGTACAAAAAAACAGCAGCCCCCATTTCCAGGCGGACTGCCGTTTACAAAATGTCTTCTATGGATAGTTGTTCAGGTGGATTAACGGAAGTTGCGGGCGACCGGTGGATTTCCGATGACTCCCGGGTACTGGTAAGTAAGCGGCTCATCGAAGGTGGCATAATCGAAATAAATCATCAGCAGCACAGTTCTCTGTCCGGTAGCTGGATCACTGATAATGATATGATCCCGCCCCGCAGCTTCCAGCACGCCTTTGTAAACCTTGGCATTCCAATCCTTGTTGTTCTCATATGTGAAATAAAAGGTCCCGATCTTGCCCAGGTTGAGGCGGAAAATGTTCTCAATGTAGGATTGTTCAAAGGCCGGGGCTGTGGTCGGCATCACGCTTCCTGTAGGCGTCATGGGGCTCCCGCTGGTGACTTGAGGCGGCATGCTGCCCATGTAGCCGCTGGCGGGCATTCCGCCTCCGTTCATGCCAGTGGAAGAAGAAGTACTGCCAATCATATAAGTAACGGGACGGTAAGGTTGACCTATCATTTGTGTAAAACCTCCTAAAAGTTTTGTCAGTATTCGCTTCCTTGAATACACTTCATGTAGAACATGCTGCGACATCACAATTTTCGCTTGCCAGTTTCAGCGGGGGAGACAGACTACGGAAACACTCTGTCTCTCCCCGCAGAGCCGGCTGTACTAATATACAGCCGGGCAATCCGTGCTGGTTGGAGTAAAGAAGCAATGAGCTTTGTAGCGGCCGGTGTTCTGCTGGTTATACCAGGTGGCAGGACAATCGCCTACAGGACGGAAGAACCACAAGGCATTAGAGGCCGGCCAGCGTCGTTCTCCGGCGATGACTCTTTGGGCCAGGCGAATGTCGGCTTCCCGGGCACGCTGATAGAAGTACCCCTTCTGGGGTGCTTCAAAGCCACCTGGACTTTGAAACACCATATCGTTAATATTGCGGATATTGTTGAAGTCCAGGCAATTGCCGAGAATCCGGTTGACCCCGACATTCCCGACCATAAGCATGCCGGCCTCTCCGTCCTCTTCGGCCTCCGCCCGCATCAGCCGCGCAAGCACCTTCACATCTTCCGAGTTCGCTTTGATGACGGCCACACATTCTCCTCCTTTTGCTTCGTAGCAGTTCTGAAGGCATCCGCTTCTTGCCGGACTTCTTGCAAAACCTGCTTCGCAAGCTTCCACATCTCTTGACTGCTCGCTGTATTGTATGTGCATTCGCCTAAGAGGTGACAGTTCACGCCTATTTTCTTCCCGTTACTTGGATTACATAGTTATGGCTCATAAATCATTTTGCGCGTCATGCCACCGTCAATGATAAGCTGTGCTCCTGTAACGAAATTATTATCCGGTGCCGTTAAATAGAGACAGGCTCTGGCGATGTCCTCCGGTCTGCCTACCCGTCCCGAAGGATGCTGGCTATGGTCAATCTCACGCAGCTCCGCATAATCTCCCGTCTCGATCCAGCCCGGACTGATGCAGTTTACCGTGATGCCATCTTCCCCCAGCGTAACCGCCATGGCATGGGTCAGGGCAGCGATGGCTCCTTTGGACGCCGCATAGGCTTCCGTATTCGGTTCTGACATCAATGAACGGGTTGATGACAGATTTACGACGGCTCCGCCTTGCGGATTATTGCGCATAACTTTGGCTGCTTCCCGGGTTGCCAGAAATACACTGCGTGCATTCGTATTGAGTACTTTGTCCCACTCCTCCACAGACAGCTCGTACAGCGTAGAGGTATGCGGATTCGCAATGCCTGCATTATTGATCAGAATATCAACGGTTCCGTACTTAGCTGCTGCGTGGGCAACCAGTGCAATAATGTCCTCCTCCTTGCTTACGTCGCAAGCGACAAATTCAGCAGTTCCGCCTTGACTGCAGATTTCGGCTGCCGCCATGCCTCCTGTGCTTTCATCGAGCTCTGCGATAATTACGCTGGCTCCCTCGGAGGCATAAGCTTCGGCGATCGCTCTGCCGATACCATGGCCGGCTCCAGTGACAATTACAGTTTTATGCAAATAATTCATCATTTCATAGCTCCTTGTTAGTTATTATTAGGTATAGATCCAGACAATATAAATATCCCCTTGCTTCGCAGACCGGAAACAAGGGGATTGTACAGTAACCTCAGGTCTATTGTAAACCGAGCCAAATTCGTATCACAGACAGTTAAATTAATCAGCTGTGGAGTAATGCAGACTGCGCTGAAACCCGTGATACCTTGTACCTTGGTAAGTCAACACACCTCTGTCTCCTTCTGCGCTCATGCCGAACTCAT carries:
- a CDS encoding cell wall hydrolase: MAVIKANSEDVKVLARLMRAEAEEDGEAGMLMVGNVGVNRILGNCLDFNNIRNINDMVFQSPGGFEAPQKGYFYQRAREADIRLAQRVIAGERRWPASNALWFFRPVGDCPATWYNQQNTGRYKAHCFFTPTSTDCPAVY
- the gerQ gene encoding spore coat protein GerQ — encoded protein: MNGGGMPASGYMGSMPPQVTSGSPMTPTGSVMPTTAPAFEQSYIENIFRLNLGKIGTFYFTYENNKDWNAKVYKGVLEAAGRDHIIISDPATGQRTVLLMIYFDYATFDEPLTYQYPGVIGNPPVARNFR
- a CDS encoding hemolysin family protein, with the protein product MSDPLPGILHVGLILLLVLFNGFFVSVEYAMVKVRSGRIEALIEEGSKRAPAARNIVHNLDAYLSACQLGITLASLALGWLGEPAIATIVGPLVTSLGFGETTVYVISLIIAFMFITVLHIVLGELAPKTIAVNKAEKVLLLTAGAMNVFYRIMYPFIWIVNGLAGGLLRFFRLAPASELATAHTEEEIRILMQESNKSGLIDNTEMTLVDNIFEFADTMAREIMIPRTEMICLNSHLTAEENLEIAFDGMRTRYPVCDGDKDHILGFIHIKDLIRDQAPKYNELIRPILTVPESIQISALLKVMQRAKTQIAILIDEYGGTSGMVTLEDIMEEIVGEIQDEFDEERPGVEQLGEDEFSIDGLMLIEEINDSLGLHMETEDYDTIGGWLYSKLEVNPPQKGQTVEFDGHLFVVEETENKRISRIKLLKLQFLTEEAGA
- a CDS encoding SDR family NAD(P)-dependent oxidoreductase, coding for MNYLHKTVIVTGAGHGIGRAIAEAYASEGASVIIAELDESTGGMAAAEICSQGGTAEFVACDVSKEEDIIALVAHAAAKYGTVDILINNAGIANPHTSTLYELSVEEWDKVLNTNARSVFLATREAAKVMRNNPQGGAVVNLSSTRSLMSEPNTEAYAASKGAIAALTHAMAVTLGEDGITVNCISPGWIETGDYAELREIDHSQHPSGRVGRPEDIARACLYLTAPDNNFVTGAQLIIDGGMTRKMIYEP
- a CDS encoding ATP-binding protein, which translates into the protein MLNHQNHYNDLLVLFSIAIAFLSCFAALDLAERLVRGRRRLPFIILMSSVLGIGMWSMHFIGMRAMRLETAVSYYLPLMIVSLLIPIAASFVLFQLFNNPRTRSRVYLGLGGLLFSGGILIMHYSGIMAMQYSAIYEQSLFSIIMSVLFSLVVPVITASYDPKWLENAYNIFSAKKIMLVLTLTGALTGTHYAAMAGVSFISSDRVTYAGDALFLEDSLLGMILGGSFIAIVAVVLALLYRDRKRVIISAKFNEQRYVALFEFSPDIVLCIDPVRKKIVSANPALRQTTGYGKEELRDYKNIMYSLEDEIALKEAVKRASLGHSAKLELMVRMKNGVRLICSATVFPLVNEKERFVYIVAEDVTALALFQQELIIAKEAAESAARMKSEFLATMSHEIRTPLNGIIGINQLLADEIHHQEHQDLLKLQNRSSHALLNVISDILDISRLEADGLQLHREPFQLSVLLRECMNLYEVVCKEKALNLTLQVAPAIPDYLVGDSARIRQILVNLIGNSVKFTHTGEINVVVELCRTEGNSEQLQFRVKDTGIGIPPDKLPLLFQPFSQADASHSRKYPGTGLGLAICKKLIDLMNGTIWVDSPQDGKTEFIFRIPLHPMDQAKEQLFSKEGETPNSKLKTKAV